One Maribacter dokdonensis DSW-8 genomic region harbors:
- a CDS encoding TetR/AcrR family transcriptional regulator has translation MMAKSVKKDLFFKETLKLIHEKGFRATTMRDIAERMNFEVANIYNYIDSKDALLENYVIGITKEFQTYMDNIIDSTFSPKDKLRMVISKHIQFTFEKPYQLALMANEWRNLKEPALSEYVAKRSDYISKIASILEDGVEKGEFRPMNIEIATNSIVSSLRWSYNKYVDNSNTSINPIELEKQFMDFIFNGVKAS, from the coding sequence ATGATGGCGAAGAGTGTGAAAAAGGATTTATTTTTCAAGGAAACATTGAAATTGATTCATGAAAAAGGATTTAGAGCCACCACCATGAGAGATATTGCGGAACGCATGAACTTTGAGGTAGCTAATATTTATAATTATATAGACTCTAAAGATGCCCTCTTAGAAAATTATGTGATTGGGATTACCAAAGAATTTCAAACCTATATGGATAATATTATAGATTCAACTTTTTCACCAAAGGATAAGCTGAGAATGGTAATTTCCAAACACATACAGTTCACATTTGAAAAACCATACCAGCTGGCACTTATGGCAAATGAATGGAGAAATTTAAAGGAGCCTGCACTTAGTGAATATGTAGCCAAAAGATCAGACTATATTTCTAAAATTGCCTCTATTTTGGAAGACGGTGTAGAGAAAGGAGAATTTAGACCTATGAACATTGAAATTGCCACAAATAGTATAGTATCATCATTGAGATGGTCTTATAACAAGTATGTAGACAATAGCAATACAAGTATTAACCCTATTGAACTTGAAAAGCAATTTATGGATTTCATTTTTAATGGTGTAAAAGCCTCATAA
- a CDS encoding sensor histidine kinase: MTSAEAKLKERVKELTCLYEVTSIIVNADYDQIDASLEAIVYCLKRAWQFEQVTEVFLKVGEYTVQTDDFKPNMVCLSSKIKVFNKLEGEVMVGYPSEKYSIDDFLIEEQTLLNNVALDVGNLIERKQIRDSEALTRRKMERTDRLHILGEITAGIAHELNTPLANILGFAELLTDKMTDKQSVRDLEKIMDSAIFSREIVKKLMFFACEMPQEMKRVQLIPIVTSVIKLLAPSLRDKKIKLVTTYENEDLVLQADTVQLTQVLFNLIMNAIYYSPENGIISVKVLDTENHILLKIADQGEGIPKELEDKVFEPFFTTKPIGEGTGLGLSVVHGIITSHKGTIEHEQNTPKGTIFTVNFPKL, encoded by the coding sequence ATGACATCGGCAGAGGCAAAATTAAAGGAACGCGTAAAAGAACTAACCTGTTTATATGAGGTAACTTCTATTATCGTAAATGCAGATTATGATCAAATTGATGCATCTTTAGAAGCCATTGTTTATTGCTTAAAACGGGCATGGCAATTTGAGCAAGTAACCGAAGTTTTTCTAAAAGTTGGTGAATACACTGTACAAACAGATGACTTTAAGCCAAATATGGTCTGTTTATCTTCAAAAATAAAAGTCTTTAATAAGTTAGAAGGCGAGGTAATGGTTGGCTATCCTTCAGAAAAATATAGCATTGATGACTTTTTAATAGAGGAACAAACGTTGTTGAACAACGTTGCCTTAGATGTTGGCAATCTTATAGAACGTAAACAAATTCGTGACAGTGAAGCTCTTACAAGACGAAAAATGGAGCGAACCGATCGTTTGCACATATTAGGTGAGATTACAGCTGGCATAGCTCACGAATTAAATACCCCATTGGCCAATATACTTGGCTTTGCCGAACTTCTTACCGATAAAATGACGGATAAGCAGTCTGTAAGAGATCTTGAAAAAATCATGGACAGTGCCATTTTTAGTAGAGAAATCGTTAAAAAACTTATGTTCTTTGCTTGCGAAATGCCGCAGGAAATGAAAAGGGTTCAATTAATTCCTATTGTAACAAGCGTTATAAAATTACTAGCACCATCATTACGTGATAAAAAAATTAAACTAGTAACAACTTATGAAAATGAAGATCTGGTTTTACAGGCAGATACAGTACAATTGACCCAAGTATTGTTCAACCTAATTATGAACGCCATTTATTATTCCCCAGAAAATGGTATTATTTCAGTAAAGGTCCTAGATACAGAAAATCATATTCTTTTAAAAATTGCCGATCAAGGAGAAGGTATACCAAAAGAATTGGAAGATAAGGTTTTTGAACCCTTTTTCACTACCAAACCTATTGGTGAAGGTACTGGTTTAGGCCTTAGTGTAGTTCATGGTATAATTACGAGCCATAAAGGTACCATAGAGCATGAACAGAATACGCCTAAAGGAACTATTTTTACGGTCAACTTTCCTAAATTGTAA
- a CDS encoding sigma-54-dependent transcriptional regulator: MDLRKENILIVDDDIDILELLQRHLQAMGYHTYKAVSVKEALFILKDTFIDLIITDIQMPEIDGLQLLKFANEHYPEIPKLVVTGYPSVEDSLEVIKSGATDYLTKPFTKSELKDAIEKAFEQNAHRKNSKVATASPNLYSDMVGESVAFKKVTNIIERVKDNKATIIITGESGTGKELVARAIHYSGKFSREPFIAVNCGAIPENLQEAELFGYIKGAFTGANENRNGFFQAAKGGTLFLDEIGTASLAVQTKLLRALQEKEITRVGSQKVEKVDIRIIAATNANLKDEIKNGSFREDLYYRLTVVEINVPPLRERKSDISILADKFIRKYGIEFKDRLLRIAPEALQILERYNWPGNIRELENIIQRAVIMSDGIIKVKDLPEALKYQIDFPDNGLRPLYEMEKEYIQRVLVHTKGNKTKAAQILQIDRKTLREKLK; the protein is encoded by the coding sequence ATGGATTTGCGCAAAGAGAACATACTCATAGTAGATGATGATATAGATATTCTAGAGCTTTTGCAAAGGCATTTACAAGCTATGGGATACCATACTTATAAGGCGGTGTCAGTTAAAGAGGCCCTGTTTATTTTGAAGGATACTTTTATAGATCTTATTATTACTGATATTCAAATGCCAGAAATTGATGGATTACAATTACTGAAGTTTGCAAATGAACATTACCCAGAGATTCCAAAATTGGTGGTAACCGGCTACCCTTCTGTAGAAGACTCCTTAGAAGTCATAAAATCTGGTGCTACAGACTATTTGACCAAACCTTTTACCAAATCCGAACTTAAAGACGCTATAGAGAAAGCATTTGAACAAAATGCCCATAGAAAAAACAGCAAAGTTGCCACGGCCTCCCCTAACCTATATTCAGATATGGTAGGAGAATCAGTCGCTTTTAAAAAAGTGACGAATATTATAGAAAGGGTCAAAGACAACAAAGCTACCATTATAATTACCGGTGAAAGCGGAACCGGAAAAGAACTGGTTGCAAGGGCCATACATTATTCTGGTAAATTCTCAAGAGAACCTTTCATTGCAGTAAACTGTGGGGCTATTCCAGAAAACTTACAAGAAGCGGAACTGTTTGGATACATAAAAGGTGCCTTCACCGGTGCAAATGAAAATAGAAACGGATTTTTTCAAGCGGCCAAGGGCGGCACACTCTTTTTAGACGAAATAGGCACTGCTTCACTGGCAGTACAGACCAAGTTATTACGTGCCTTACAGGAAAAGGAAATTACACGGGTAGGATCTCAAAAAGTTGAAAAAGTAGATATAAGGATTATTGCCGCTACGAATGCCAATTTAAAAGATGAAATAAAAAACGGCTCATTTAGAGAAGACCTTTACTATAGGTTAACCGTTGTAGAAATCAACGTGCCACCACTTAGGGAAAGAAAATCCGATATTTCTATTTTAGCCGATAAGTTTATACGAAAATATGGCATAGAATTTAAGGACCGCCTTCTGCGTATTGCCCCTGAAGCGCTTCAAATTCTTGAAAGATATAATTGGCCCGGTAATATAAGGGAGCTTGAAAATATTATTCAACGCGCCGTAATAATGTCCGATGGTATTATTAAAGTAAAAGATTTGCCAGAAGCCTTAAAATATCAAATTGATTTTCCTGATAATGGGTTACGGCCACTTTATGAAATGGAAAAAGAATACATACAACGCGTATTGGTTCATACGAAAGGAAACAAAACCAAAGCCGCCCAAATTCTTCAAATCGATCGTAAAACTTTACGCGAAAAACTAAAATAA